A genomic segment from Brucella pseudogrignonensis encodes:
- a CDS encoding cyclase family protein — protein MRIVDLSMPISDHFRWNPQVHVKGDKSGGDQFRVTSLATTCHGFTHVDAQAHFIAGAPTIEATQLENVVGACRLFDLSHVPENSAITAEQLASTNPGGKEGDILLLSTQWDQRRDYQTREFWTDAPWLTREASEYLLKLKPRALAVDFPQDYPIRLLLDGIRVPDEEHVTHDVLLRAGVTLIEYVVNTAALTSKRFLLSAAPLKVVNADGAPSRVFAIEGEINL, from the coding sequence ATGCGCATCGTTGATCTCAGCATGCCTATATCCGATCATTTTCGATGGAACCCACAGGTGCACGTAAAGGGTGACAAGTCGGGCGGGGATCAGTTCCGCGTGACGTCGCTGGCAACCACGTGCCACGGTTTCACGCATGTCGATGCTCAGGCGCACTTTATTGCCGGTGCGCCTACGATTGAGGCGACACAGCTTGAAAATGTCGTCGGTGCGTGTCGCCTGTTCGATTTGTCTCACGTGCCAGAGAATAGTGCGATCACCGCAGAACAACTGGCTTCTACAAATCCGGGTGGTAAGGAAGGCGATATATTGCTGCTTTCAACGCAGTGGGATCAGCGCCGTGATTATCAAACCCGCGAATTCTGGACCGATGCGCCGTGGCTGACGCGTGAGGCATCAGAGTATCTTCTGAAGTTAAAACCCCGCGCACTTGCAGTCGACTTCCCGCAAGACTACCCAATCCGACTTCTTCTCGACGGTATTCGTGTTCCTGACGAAGAGCATGTCACGCATGATGTTTTGCTGCGTGCAGGCGTTACGCTGATTGAATATGTCGTCAATACAGCAGCCCTGACAAGCAAACGGTTTTTGCTTTCCGCTGCTCCGCTCAAGGTTGTTAATGCCGATGGCGCGCCGTCGCGTGTCTTCGCAATTGAGGGGGAGATCAATCTGTGA
- a CDS encoding TRAP transporter substrate-binding protein, with translation MIMNINRRRFMGVMASGAALLAAPAIGRAQSTQVLKLAHPHPDTDSWQDAGLWMNEALRERTDGALGVQVFANGILGNDSTMINAVRGGTIDIMVTGNPFFTGLAPKLNVLDLPFLFKDRNHVAAVLDGEIGDELRAELEPSGIVALATWETGWRNVTNSRRPVHGVDDLKGLKIRTTPNPAHIRAFELLGAVPTPMAFTELFTALEMRSIDGQENPTTLILNSKFNEVQRYLSLTQHAFTTSPLVTNKTKLDAMDPALREALVAVAREAAVKQRQMNAEREISSLETLKSEGMEVVETPDREALRAVVADKVREAFATQFGAELPDRIAALG, from the coding sequence ATGATCATGAACATTAATCGTCGCCGTTTCATGGGCGTCATGGCTTCGGGTGCAGCTCTTTTGGCCGCACCGGCAATTGGTCGAGCGCAGTCAACACAGGTGTTAAAGCTGGCGCATCCACACCCGGATACCGATAGCTGGCAAGATGCTGGCTTGTGGATGAATGAAGCGCTTCGTGAGCGCACAGATGGCGCGCTTGGTGTTCAGGTCTTTGCCAACGGAATCCTTGGTAATGATTCCACCATGATCAATGCGGTGCGCGGTGGCACGATTGATATTATGGTGACAGGGAATCCATTTTTTACCGGGCTTGCGCCAAAGCTCAATGTGCTTGATCTGCCATTCCTGTTCAAAGATCGTAACCATGTTGCAGCGGTTTTAGACGGAGAAATTGGTGATGAGTTGCGTGCAGAGCTTGAGCCGTCAGGCATTGTTGCGCTGGCAACATGGGAGACTGGCTGGCGCAATGTCACCAACAGCCGTCGTCCTGTTCATGGTGTTGACGACCTGAAAGGCCTTAAAATTCGGACCACGCCGAACCCGGCACATATCAGAGCATTTGAACTGCTTGGAGCCGTTCCAACACCTATGGCTTTCACTGAGTTGTTCACAGCGCTTGAAATGCGCTCGATTGATGGTCAGGAAAACCCCACCACACTGATCCTCAATTCGAAGTTCAACGAAGTGCAGCGTTACCTTTCACTCACCCAGCACGCGTTTACCACATCGCCATTGGTTACGAACAAGACGAAGCTTGATGCAATGGACCCGGCATTGCGGGAGGCCTTGGTAGCGGTTGCGCGTGAAGCAGCTGTCAAGCAACGCCAGATGAACGCTGAGCGTGAGATTTCCAGCTTGGAGACACTTAAATCCGAAGGGATGGAAGTTGTCGAAACGCCGGATCGTGAAGCGCTGCGCGCTGTTGTGGCCGACAAAGTACGAGAAGCCTTTGCTACCCAGTTTGGCGCAGAATTGCCAGATCGCATCGCAGCACTCGGCTGA